A genomic segment from Dermacentor silvarum isolate Dsil-2018 chromosome 11, BIME_Dsil_1.4, whole genome shotgun sequence encodes:
- the LOC119433288 gene encoding E3 ubiquitin-protein ligase MARCHF1: MDQAGEPEVHVWAKAVTADAACEQQLIEPAEVAPCVAEDCGPFCKICHMPARDDDPLISPCRCSGTVQYIHCGCLTRWLEILSKKSRKPPSCELCQYQYQWHKKFRAGGSWRLPPCSPRDKVLHSVFLLAVVVMVACATVTIVCFRQEPASSTTTTSGRRSDLTHSELVTLVCGVLFFLAFFVAMYVEVTARSTLYRLLLRFVYLNQQWYIDEYDAKRGPVAV, translated from the exons ATGGACCAAGCGGGCGAGCCCGAGGTGCACGTCTGGGCGAAGGCGGTGACCGCGGATGCGGCCTGCGAGCAGCAGCTCATCGAGCCCGCCGAGGTCGCGCCCTGCGTCGCCGAGGACTGCGGGCCGTTCTGCAAGATCTGCCACATGCCGGCCCGAGACGATGACCCGCTCATATCGCCCTGCCGCTGCTCCGGCACCGTGCAGTACATCCACTGCGGCTGCCTCACG CGCTGGCTGGAGATACTGAGCAAGAAGTCCCGCAAACCACCAAGCTGCGAGCTCTGCCAGTACCAGTACCAGTGGCACAAGAAATTTCGCGCCGGCGGTTCCTGGCGCCTTCCGCCGTGCTCGCCGCGCGACAAGGTCCTGCACAGCGTCTTCCTGCTGGCGGTGGTCGTCATGGTGGCCTGCGCCACCGTCACCATCGTCTGCTTCCGCCAGGAGCCGGcgtcgtcgacgacgacgacgtctggCCGTCGGAGCGACCTGACCCACTCGGAGCTGGTGACGCTGGTGTGTGGGGTGCTGTTTTTCCTGGCCTTTTTCGTGGCCATGTACGTGGAAGTCACTGCACGCAGCACCCTCTACCGGCTGCTTCTGCGGTTCGTCTATCTCAACCAGCAGTGGTACATAGATGAGTACGACGCAAAGCGTGGACCTGTGGCTGTCTGA
- the LOC119433287 gene encoding forkhead box protein N2 isoform X2 produces the protein MELYEEAFKLQEMIESDMRAEMSPSGGDLRCGMVDDSLDPFDPPSVWSTGISLISELDGLEGLLVDPQTGLPSHHRSSTGSGTLQLNVTLAAVTTAATTAPTMQTTSSTTSLDQLNVQPMSSPSSPDDDAGMVTSLQDMAAADDALAPGSYPKPAYSYSCLIAMALRNSSTGSLPVNEIYSFMTENFPYFRTAPSGWKNSVRHNLSLNKCFEKIEKPGAQQRKGCLWTLNPARAAKMHDELLKWSRKDPAAIRRSMANPDRLELLERGQSLSALTAPGDSTLNNDEEG, from the exons ATGGAGCTATACGAGGAGGCGTTCAAGCTACAGGAGATGATCGAGTCGGACATGCGTGCCGAGATGTCGCCGTCGGGAGGCGACTTGCGTTGCGGCATGGTCGATGACTCGCTCGACCCCTTCGATCCGCCCTCGGTCTGGTCCACAGGCATCTCGCTCATCTCCGAGCTGGACGGCCTTGAGGGCCTGCTGGTCGACCCGCAGACAGGCCTGCCGTCACACCACCGTTCCTCTACGGGCTCCGGTACGCTGCAGCTGAACGTCACGCTTGCGGCCGTCACCACCGCAGCCACAACAG CTCCCACCATGCAGACCACGTCGTCCACAACGTCCTTAGACCAGCTGAATGTGCAACCTATGTCGTCCCCATCGTCACCGGACGATGATGCGGGCATGGTGACGTCGCTGCAAGATATGGCAGCAGCCGACGATGCCCTGGCCCCTGGTTCCTACCCTAAGCCGGCCTACTCGTACTCGTGCCTCATCGCCATGGCATTGCGGAATAGCAGCACAGGCAGCCTTCCTGTCAACGAAATCTACAGCTTCATGAC GGAGAACTTCCCGTACTTCCGGACGGCACCAAGCGGGTGGAAGAACTCGGTGCGCCACAACCTGTCCCTGAACAAGTGCTTCGAGAAGATCGAGAAGCCCGGGGCGCAGCAGCGCAAGGGCTGCCTCTGGACtttgaacccggcccgagccgcCAAGATGCACGACGAGCTTCTCAAGTGGAGTCGCAAGGACCCGGCAGCCATTCGGAGAAGCATGGCCAACCCCGACCGCCTCGAACTGCTCGAACGCGGCCAGTCTCTGTCCGCACTCACTGCTCCCGGTGACTCCACGCTCAACAACGACGAGGAGGGCTGA
- the LOC119433287 gene encoding forkhead box protein J1-A isoform X1, producing the protein MRPRDLVCFGALSNMLHVVANVLCSYVNTNPAHAQYPCSDVYLCSRLAWEVNFCAHALGCAVLSSWAQLCCCGPLGQRRAEAPRAAVMELYEEAFKLQEMIESDMRAEMSPSGGDLRCGMVDDSLDPFDPPSVWSTGISLISELDGLEGLLVDPQTGLPSHHRSSTGSGTLQLNVTLAAVTTAATTAPTMQTTSSTTSLDQLNVQPMSSPSSPDDDAGMVTSLQDMAAADDALAPGSYPKPAYSYSCLIAMALRNSSTGSLPVNEIYSFMTENFPYFRTAPSGWKNSVRHNLSLNKCFEKIEKPGAQQRKGCLWTLNPARAAKMHDELLKWSRKDPAAIRRSMANPDRLELLERGQSLSALTAPGDSTLNNDEEG; encoded by the exons ATGCGCCCACGGGACCTGGTGTGTTTTGGTGCACTCTCGAACATGCTACATGTTGTTGCGAACGTTTTGTGTTCGTACGTGAACACGAACCCAGCGCATGCACAGTACCCGTGTTCGGACGTGTACCTTTGCTCACGCTTGGCGTGGGAGGTGAACTTTTGTGCGCATGCACTCGGATGCGCAGTACTGTCATCGTGGGCCCAGCTTTGCTGCTGTGGCCCGCTGGGCCAACGGAGAGCCGAGGCACCTAGAG CTGCCGTCATGGAGCTATACGAGGAGGCGTTCAAGCTACAGGAGATGATCGAGTCGGACATGCGTGCCGAGATGTCGCCGTCGGGAGGCGACTTGCGTTGCGGCATGGTCGATGACTCGCTCGACCCCTTCGATCCGCCCTCGGTCTGGTCCACAGGCATCTCGCTCATCTCCGAGCTGGACGGCCTTGAGGGCCTGCTGGTCGACCCGCAGACAGGCCTGCCGTCACACCACCGTTCCTCTACGGGCTCCGGTACGCTGCAGCTGAACGTCACGCTTGCGGCCGTCACCACCGCAGCCACAACAG CTCCCACCATGCAGACCACGTCGTCCACAACGTCCTTAGACCAGCTGAATGTGCAACCTATGTCGTCCCCATCGTCACCGGACGATGATGCGGGCATGGTGACGTCGCTGCAAGATATGGCAGCAGCCGACGATGCCCTGGCCCCTGGTTCCTACCCTAAGCCGGCCTACTCGTACTCGTGCCTCATCGCCATGGCATTGCGGAATAGCAGCACAGGCAGCCTTCCTGTCAACGAAATCTACAGCTTCATGAC GGAGAACTTCCCGTACTTCCGGACGGCACCAAGCGGGTGGAAGAACTCGGTGCGCCACAACCTGTCCCTGAACAAGTGCTTCGAGAAGATCGAGAAGCCCGGGGCGCAGCAGCGCAAGGGCTGCCTCTGGACtttgaacccggcccgagccgcCAAGATGCACGACGAGCTTCTCAAGTGGAGTCGCAAGGACCCGGCAGCCATTCGGAGAAGCATGGCCAACCCCGACCGCCTCGAACTGCTCGAACGCGGCCAGTCTCTGTCCGCACTCACTGCTCCCGGTGACTCCACGCTCAACAACGACGAGGAGGGCTGA